A stretch of Leisingera sp. S132 DNA encodes these proteins:
- a CDS encoding TRAP transporter large permease: MDFLNDIFAGELDTYVITAALVVPMVLLLFLSYPMVVPLVVATLIGLVHFSQSDTGVVIQQMVTGISPNALIAVPMFILAADIMARGHTANNLLGLIQAYVGHRRAGLPITACIACTLFGSVSGSTQATVVSIGQIMRPRLLKAGYKDSFVMALIINASDIAFLIPPSIGMILYGTLANTSVGELFIAGIGPGIVLALLFSVYCYFYSVWQGDLISLVPKASGAERRAAIRKAILPLGFPVLIVGGIYSGAVTPTEAASFSVLYALIVECVIYRELKLDDVLDSALSTGLITAVVFILVGAGQAFSWYISFEQVPQGLLEPLNLEGASHEYILFIIALCFFVGCMFVDSLVVLVILTPIFVPIIDVSGLDPVLVGVMITLQMAIGSATPPFGCDIFTAIAIFNKPYLQVIRGTLPFFLILALMTALLIYVPEIALFLRDLAAL, from the coding sequence ATGGATTTTCTGAACGATATCTTCGCGGGCGAGCTGGATACCTATGTCATCACAGCCGCATTGGTGGTGCCGATGGTGCTGCTGTTGTTCCTCAGCTATCCAATGGTGGTGCCACTGGTGGTGGCGACGCTGATCGGCCTCGTTCATTTCTCGCAAAGCGACACCGGCGTGGTGATCCAGCAGATGGTGACTGGTATTTCTCCCAACGCGCTGATTGCGGTGCCGATGTTCATTCTGGCCGCCGACATCATGGCTCGCGGCCACACCGCCAACAACCTTCTGGGGCTGATCCAGGCCTATGTCGGCCACCGCCGTGCCGGCCTGCCGATCACCGCCTGCATCGCCTGCACGCTGTTCGGCTCGGTCTCGGGTTCCACCCAGGCCACGGTGGTATCGATCGGTCAGATCATGCGGCCGCGGCTGCTGAAGGCCGGCTACAAGGACAGCTTTGTCATGGCGCTGATCATCAACGCCAGCGACATTGCCTTTCTGATCCCGCCCAGCATCGGCATGATCCTTTACGGCACGCTGGCCAACACCAGCGTCGGCGAGCTGTTCATCGCAGGCATCGGCCCGGGCATCGTTCTGGCGCTGTTGTTCTCGGTCTACTGCTACTTCTACAGCGTATGGCAGGGCGACCTGATCTCATTGGTCCCCAAAGCCTCAGGCGCGGAACGGCGGGCGGCGATCAGGAAGGCGATCCTGCCGCTTGGCTTTCCTGTGCTGATCGTTGGCGGCATCTATTCCGGCGCGGTGACACCAACCGAGGCCGCATCCTTTTCGGTGCTTTATGCGCTGATCGTGGAATGTGTGATCTACAGAGAGCTCAAGCTGGACGATGTGCTGGATTCCGCACTTAGCACCGGCCTGATTACTGCAGTTGTCTTCATTCTTGTGGGGGCCGGTCAGGCGTTCTCCTGGTACATTTCTTTTGAACAGGTGCCGCAGGGGCTGCTGGAACCGCTCAACCTCGAAGGCGCCTCGCACGAATACATCCTGTTCATCATCGCGCTGTGCTTCTTTGTAGGCTGCATGTTTGTTGACTCACTGGTGGTGCTGGTGATCCTGACGCCGATCTTCGTGCCCATTATCGACGTCTCCGGCCTAGATCCGGTGCTGGTGGGCGTCATGATCACACTGCAGATGGCGATCGGTTCGGCCACTCCGCCATTCGGCTGCGATATCTTCACTGCAATTGCGATCTTCAACAAACCATATCTTCAGGTTATCCGAGGTACCCTGCCGTTCTTCTTAATCCTGGCTCTGATGACGGCGCTGCTGATCTACGTGCCGGAGATTGCCCTGTTCTTAAGGGACTTGGCAGCCCTGTAG
- a CDS encoding putative 2-aminoethylphosphonate ABC transporter ATP-binding protein: protein MTPPKETYLSIRDLWKAFGSFIALKDISLDVTEGEFICFLGPSGCGKTTLLRAIAGLDLQSKGTVTQGSQDVSNLPPSERDFGIVFQSYALFPNLTIEKNIAFGLENAGRSKQEINARVKELLELVGLPDQGRKYPAQLSGGQQQRIALARAIATNPGLLLLDEPLSALDAKVRVHLRHEIKELQRKLGVTTIMVTHDQEEALAMADRIVVMNHGVIEQVGSPTEIYREPSNLFVADFIGEMNQISSSVAKGGRLAVGEKTFACLPHEFSDGTPVIAAIRPEDVIPHEAGYLQSSGNRNCIDVQLAEMEFLGSFWRCRLTNERFGGKELIADFSINAVRRLDLEAGCQMEIELPDNRLMAFAKDGQGA, encoded by the coding sequence ATGACCCCGCCAAAAGAAACCTATCTGAGTATCCGCGACCTCTGGAAAGCCTTCGGCAGCTTCATCGCGCTGAAAGACATCTCCCTGGATGTGACGGAGGGCGAATTCATCTGTTTCCTCGGCCCTTCCGGCTGCGGCAAGACCACCCTGCTGCGCGCCATTGCGGGTCTGGATCTGCAATCCAAGGGCACGGTGACCCAAGGCAGTCAGGACGTCTCCAACCTGCCGCCGTCGGAACGCGACTTCGGCATCGTATTCCAGTCCTACGCTCTGTTTCCGAACCTTACCATCGAGAAGAACATCGCCTTCGGTTTGGAAAACGCAGGCCGCAGCAAGCAGGAAATCAACGCGCGGGTCAAAGAACTTCTGGAACTGGTCGGCCTGCCGGATCAGGGCCGCAAATACCCGGCCCAACTGTCCGGCGGCCAGCAGCAGAGGATTGCCCTGGCACGGGCGATTGCCACCAACCCTGGCCTTTTGCTGCTGGATGAACCGCTGTCGGCACTGGATGCCAAGGTGCGCGTCCACCTGCGCCACGAGATCAAGGAACTGCAGCGCAAGCTGGGTGTCACCACCATCATGGTGACCCACGACCAGGAGGAGGCGCTGGCGATGGCCGACCGCATCGTGGTGATGAACCACGGGGTGATCGAGCAGGTCGGCTCCCCGACCGAAATTTACCGGGAGCCGTCCAATCTGTTTGTCGCCGACTTTATCGGCGAGATGAACCAGATCAGCTCTTCGGTTGCCAAGGGCGGGCGTCTGGCTGTGGGGGAAAAGACCTTTGCCTGCCTGCCGCATGAATTTTCCGATGGCACCCCGGTCATTGCCGCCATCCGGCCTGAGGATGTGATCCCCCATGAGGCCGGGTATCTGCAAAGCAGCGGCAACCGCAACTGCATCGACGTCCAACTGGCCGAAATGGAATTCCTCGGCTCATTCTGGCGCTGCCGCCTGACCAATGAGCGTTTCGGCGGCAAGGAGCTGATTGCAGATTTCTCAATCAACGCCGTGCGGCGCCTGGATCTGGAGGCCGGCTGCCAGATGGAAATCGAACTGCCCGACAACCGGCTGATGGCCTTTGCGAAAGACGGGCAGGGGGCGTGA
- a CDS encoding TetR family transcriptional regulator C-terminal domain-containing protein: MKLTAPWNCGTRRKLKFGFLMVASQGSGRKPRKERKENADMRRRQILDATLKSLVANGLAKTTLATVANEAGLSQGVAVFYFKSKTGILTEALRDQYQTYEAHWQAVLEKAPADPAVRLRKIIEADFSARICNPSSLAVWFAFFGEQNFVPQYAEITGEFEEKRSQMLAEICRKLMPEDAGKANLAGGWIDSLTDGYWQKLHLFPHIYTREEALEQTLNFLQILFPGHAEAFQAKAVS, translated from the coding sequence ATGAAGCTGACAGCACCATGGAATTGTGGAACAAGGAGAAAATTGAAGTTTGGATTTCTCATGGTGGCATCACAGGGCAGTGGCAGGAAGCCGCGAAAGGAACGCAAGGAAAACGCCGACATGCGCCGGCGGCAGATTCTCGATGCAACACTGAAATCGCTTGTCGCCAACGGGCTGGCCAAGACGACGCTAGCAACAGTGGCCAATGAAGCCGGGCTTTCGCAGGGGGTTGCCGTCTTCTATTTCAAGTCCAAAACCGGCATCCTGACCGAAGCGCTGCGGGACCAGTACCAGACTTATGAGGCACATTGGCAGGCGGTCTTGGAAAAGGCGCCCGCGGATCCCGCGGTCCGGCTGCGCAAGATCATCGAAGCGGATTTCAGCGCAAGGATCTGCAATCCTAGTTCGCTCGCCGTCTGGTTTGCCTTTTTCGGTGAGCAGAACTTTGTCCCGCAATATGCCGAGATCACCGGCGAGTTCGAGGAGAAGAGGTCTCAGATGCTCGCAGAGATCTGCCGCAAACTGATGCCAGAAGACGCCGGAAAGGCGAACTTGGCTGGCGGCTGGATAGACTCGCTGACCGATGGCTACTGGCAAAAGCTGCATTTGTTCCCGCACATCTACACCAGGGAAGAGGCGCTGGAGCAGACACTGAATTTCCTTCAGATACTGTTCCCCGGCCATGCGGAGGCTTTCCAGGCAAAGGCTGTCAGTTAA
- a CDS encoding putative 2-aminoethylphosphonate ABC transporter permease subunit, with amino-acid sequence MTDTTQSVMPAGPVIKSKLSRDDIIMRGSMIIIALYLVVSLVFPLYAMLSKSFSTYRVELSQYEFQVSDEAGTFDGSILTGADLNARTSTFAETDLSTGADGRLPVTGFFPDFSFRSPVMYQIRNTSETGRFLIGSNLQTGTEWVTLDSNTFRRVQLRPVKAQGLDNFVSYFSTPALFNSIKNSLWIAVLSTVVTVSLAFWFAYALNRSCMKYKGVFRLIAMAPILVPSLLPGIALVYLFGNQGMIKELLFGASIYGPIGIVIGSVFFTFPHAFIIISTALAISDARLYEAAASLRSTPWRTFWTVTVPGARYGLISAAFVVFNLVITDFGLPKVIGGQFNVLAVDIYKQVIGQQNFEMGAVVSVVLVIPAILAFAIDRMVQSKQVALLSARSVPYEPQPNKKMDRIFFAYCTLVGLFIAGLLAVCQFAALIKFWPYDLSLSLNNYQFDKMDGGGWGSYVNSIKLALMTAVAGTAVVFFGAYLVEKSKGFHTGRAIFQMFAMLPMAIPGMVLGLAYIFFFNNPANPLNAIYGTMAILVVCTVTHFYTVSHLTAVTALKQMDREFESVAASLKQPTMKLFARVTVPVCLPAVLDISIYLFVNAMTTVSAVVFLYSPKTTLASIAVLNMDDAGDIAPAAAMGMMIFYTNALARIIHLLASRGILRRTQAWRSR; translated from the coding sequence ATGACTGATACCACGCAATCCGTCATGCCCGCTGGTCCTGTGATCAAGAGCAAGCTCAGCCGCGACGATATCATTATGCGCGGCAGCATGATCATCATCGCGCTTTACCTGGTCGTGTCGCTGGTCTTTCCGCTTTATGCGATGCTGTCGAAATCTTTCTCCACCTACCGGGTGGAGCTGTCGCAGTATGAATTCCAAGTCAGCGATGAGGCCGGGACGTTTGACGGCAGCATCCTGACCGGTGCGGACCTGAACGCCAGAACTTCCACCTTTGCCGAAACCGATCTGTCTACAGGGGCCGACGGGCGGCTGCCGGTCACTGGCTTTTTCCCGGACTTCAGCTTCCGCAGCCCGGTGATGTATCAGATCCGCAATACCTCTGAAACCGGCCGCTTTCTGATCGGCTCCAACCTGCAAACCGGCACCGAATGGGTCACGCTCGACTCCAACACCTTCCGCCGCGTGCAGCTGCGCCCCGTGAAGGCGCAGGGTCTGGACAATTTCGTCTCCTACTTCTCTACGCCCGCGCTGTTCAACTCGATCAAGAACTCGCTGTGGATTGCGGTGCTCAGTACCGTTGTCACCGTCTCGCTTGCGTTCTGGTTCGCCTACGCGCTGAACCGCAGCTGCATGAAGTACAAGGGGGTGTTCCGCCTCATCGCCATGGCGCCGATCCTGGTGCCGTCGCTGCTGCCAGGTATCGCGCTGGTCTACCTGTTCGGCAATCAGGGCATGATCAAGGAGCTTCTGTTCGGTGCCAGTATCTACGGGCCGATAGGCATCGTCATCGGCTCAGTCTTCTTCACCTTTCCGCATGCTTTCATCATCATCTCCACCGCACTGGCCATTTCGGACGCCCGTCTTTACGAGGCTGCCGCCAGCCTGCGTTCAACGCCTTGGCGCACTTTCTGGACCGTCACGGTTCCGGGCGCGCGGTATGGCCTGATCTCGGCGGCCTTCGTGGTGTTCAATCTTGTGATTACCGATTTCGGCCTGCCCAAGGTGATCGGCGGCCAGTTCAACGTGCTGGCGGTGGATATCTACAAGCAGGTGATCGGCCAGCAGAACTTTGAAATGGGGGCGGTGGTCTCTGTGGTGCTGGTGATCCCGGCAATCCTCGCCTTTGCCATCGACCGCATGGTGCAGTCGAAACAGGTGGCGCTTCTGTCGGCCCGCTCTGTCCCGTATGAACCGCAGCCGAACAAGAAGATGGACCGTATCTTCTTTGCCTATTGCACACTCGTTGGCCTGTTCATTGCCGGCCTGCTGGCAGTCTGCCAGTTTGCGGCGCTGATCAAGTTCTGGCCCTACGACCTCAGCCTCAGCCTCAACAACTACCAGTTCGACAAGATGGACGGCGGCGGCTGGGGCTCTTATGTGAACTCCATCAAGCTGGCGCTGATGACGGCAGTGGCCGGCACGGCGGTTGTGTTCTTCGGCGCCTATCTGGTGGAGAAGTCCAAGGGCTTCCACACCGGGCGCGCCATCTTCCAGATGTTTGCGATGCTGCCGATGGCAATCCCGGGCATGGTGCTGGGGCTGGCCTATATCTTCTTCTTCAACAACCCCGCCAACCCGCTCAATGCGATCTACGGCACTATGGCGATCCTGGTGGTCTGCACCGTCACCCACTTCTACACGGTGTCGCACCTGACGGCAGTCACGGCGCTGAAGCAGATGGACCGGGAGTTTGAATCCGTCGCCGCGTCGCTCAAGCAGCCGACGATGAAGCTGTTTGCCCGCGTTACGGTACCGGTCTGCCTGCCGGCGGTGCTGGACATCTCGATCTATCTCTTCGTGAACGCGATGACGACGGTGTCGGCGGTGGTGTTCCTCTATTCACCCAAGACCACACTGGCATCGATTGCGGTGCTGAACATGGACGATGCCGGCGACATCGCCCCTGCGGCAGCGATGGGGATGATGATCTTCTACACCAACGCGCTGGCGCGGATCATCCACCTGCTGGCATCGCGGGGCATCCTGAGAAGGACCCAGGCCTGGCGCAGCCGCTGA
- a CDS encoding PAS domain S-box protein yields the protein MGANEKAAAPDTGQASNDLQGVVDAINRVQAVIEFELDGTIITANENFLATVGYTLGEIQGKHHRMFCDPAYAASDEYRDFWLQLAMGEFSAGEYKRLGKNGAEVWINASYNPVFDASGKPCKVVKFATDVTKQKQLEQVNLRKTTGYENASAAMMTVDRDFIVTDVNAATRELLSRSAEAFAQVWPNFDPAHIIGTCIDQFHKNPAHQRKLLSDPANLPYKTDITIGDFKFALNVGGIFDQNGEYVGNMLEWDDVTEARMNAGVLAALDRAQAIIEFTPDGKITNANGNFLATVGYALDEIVGQHHRMFCDPDYAGSPEYSKFWADLAAGEYAAGEFKRFGKGGAEVWINASYNPILDAGGKTFKVVKFASNITEEKQRTAEQDGKMAAISRAQAMIEFELDGTILTANQNFLATVGYSLDEIRGQHHRMFCDPEYTSSPEYRKFWADLASGEFSAGEYKRFGKGGKEVWINASYNPVFNADGKPFKVVKFATNITAEKQVAQEVSRIATQFAEQSKKISEQAHTVAGGAQTLGCTTEEISASVEELSASIDSIAQNSNHSDEIAQKTKEEADLGAKAIERSIEAMDLINASSEEISEIVKTISEIAGQTNLLAFNAAIEAARAGEHGLGFSVVADEVRKLAERSSQSAKEISKLINETVKRVTQGSEVSREAGAAFTKILTGISDTTDSIAQISVAANEQQTAARDVSEAIQSIVDASEEAVIASDSIAAATEELNSGAQELKTEVGRLGC from the coding sequence ATGGGTGCGAACGAAAAGGCAGCAGCGCCGGATACAGGTCAGGCCAGCAACGACCTTCAGGGGGTCGTGGACGCAATAAACCGTGTCCAGGCTGTCATTGAGTTTGAGCTGGATGGCACAATCATCACGGCGAACGAGAACTTCCTCGCTACGGTCGGTTACACGCTGGGGGAGATCCAAGGCAAGCACCATCGTATGTTCTGCGATCCGGCCTATGCGGCGTCTGATGAGTACCGGGACTTCTGGCTGCAGCTCGCGATGGGCGAGTTTTCGGCCGGCGAATACAAGCGCCTCGGCAAAAACGGCGCTGAGGTTTGGATCAACGCCTCCTACAATCCAGTGTTCGATGCGAGCGGCAAACCCTGCAAGGTGGTCAAGTTTGCCACCGATGTCACCAAGCAGAAACAACTGGAACAGGTGAACCTGCGCAAGACCACGGGATATGAGAACGCCTCTGCCGCGATGATGACCGTTGATCGGGACTTTATCGTCACCGATGTCAATGCCGCGACCCGAGAGCTGTTGAGCCGCAGTGCAGAAGCTTTTGCACAAGTCTGGCCGAACTTCGATCCGGCCCATATCATCGGCACCTGCATCGACCAGTTCCACAAGAACCCGGCCCACCAGCGCAAGCTGCTGTCGGACCCTGCCAATCTGCCATACAAGACCGACATTACCATTGGGGATTTCAAGTTTGCGCTGAATGTAGGCGGTATCTTCGATCAAAACGGCGAATATGTCGGCAATATGCTGGAATGGGACGATGTGACCGAAGCCCGGATGAACGCCGGCGTTCTGGCCGCTCTGGACCGGGCGCAGGCCATCATCGAATTCACTCCGGACGGTAAAATCACCAACGCCAACGGGAATTTCCTGGCGACTGTGGGGTATGCGCTCGATGAAATCGTTGGTCAGCATCACCGGATGTTCTGCGATCCGGACTATGCGGGTTCTCCGGAGTACAGCAAGTTCTGGGCCGATCTGGCCGCAGGAGAATATGCGGCAGGCGAATTCAAACGCTTCGGCAAGGGCGGTGCGGAAGTTTGGATCAACGCCTCCTACAACCCGATTTTGGACGCAGGCGGCAAGACCTTCAAGGTGGTGAAATTCGCCAGTAACATCACCGAAGAGAAACAGCGGACGGCTGAGCAGGACGGTAAGATGGCAGCAATCAGCCGGGCCCAGGCCATGATCGAGTTTGAACTGGACGGCACAATTCTGACCGCCAACCAGAACTTCCTGGCAACCGTCGGATATTCGCTTGACGAGATCCGCGGCCAGCATCACCGGATGTTCTGCGACCCGGAGTACACAAGTTCGCCTGAATACCGGAAGTTCTGGGCCGATCTGGCTTCTGGCGAGTTCTCGGCCGGCGAATACAAACGCTTTGGCAAGGGCGGCAAGGAGGTCTGGATCAACGCCTCCTACAACCCGGTGTTCAATGCGGATGGCAAACCGTTCAAGGTGGTGAAATTTGCCACCAACATCACCGCGGAAAAGCAGGTGGCACAGGAAGTGTCCCGGATTGCAACCCAGTTTGCTGAGCAGTCCAAGAAGATCTCGGAACAGGCCCACACGGTTGCCGGCGGCGCCCAGACCCTGGGCTGCACCACCGAGGAGATCAGCGCCTCCGTCGAGGAGCTGAGTGCCTCCATCGACTCGATTGCTCAAAACAGCAATCATTCCGACGAGATCGCCCAGAAAACCAAGGAAGAGGCCGACCTGGGGGCAAAGGCGATTGAACGGTCGATCGAAGCCATGGACCTGATCAACGCCTCTTCCGAGGAGATCAGCGAAATCGTCAAGACGATCAGCGAGATTGCCGGACAGACCAACCTGCTGGCCTTCAACGCCGCGATTGAGGCTGCGCGGGCAGGCGAACACGGCCTCGGCTTCTCTGTGGTGGCTGACGAGGTGCGCAAGCTGGCGGAGCGGTCGTCGCAATCTGCCAAGGAAATCAGCAAGCTGATCAATGAAACGGTGAAACGCGTCACCCAAGGCAGCGAGGTCTCGAGAGAGGCTGGCGCGGCCTTCACAAAGATCCTCACGGGGATCTCGGATACCACCGATTCCATCGCTCAGATCTCAGTGGCAGCAAACGAGCAGCAGACAGCGGCACGGGACGTTTCCGAGGCCATCCAGAGCATTGTGGATGCATCCGAAGAAGCTGTCATCGCGTCGGATTCCATCGCCGCTGCGACCGAGGAACTGAACAGCGGAGCGCAGGAATTGAAGACGGAAGTCGGCCGGCTCGGCTGCTGA
- a CDS encoding aminotransferase, with the protein MTKMKPNAFANEPSPDTLHEWDRTHQLHPWMAMDDWRGYDNMLMESADGIHLQDAAGKRYIDGPGGMWCTQIGYGRREMADAIAAQVMKLPYTSPFTNTTEPSAVLARKIAGMAPGDLNNVFFTTGGSTAVDTALRTMQYMNNRRGKPQKKKIIAREKGYHGSTYLAHSVTGKERDQSHFDFETRLVHFLPDVNPYRRPAGMSVADWCDAKVADLEHAIAEIGAENIGAFIAEPILSSGGVIVPAPGYHKRTWALCRANDILYISDEVVTGFGRLGHWFASEEAFGIQPDMITCAKGLTSGYLPLGACIMSDRLMEQMSHLGTPSSYTNGYTYSGHPVSCVAALKNIEIIEREGILEHVRAVTPHFQARLRDLMRFDIVGDARGEGLLGCIECQAGDLEAERRLGSMIDAACEEMGLIVRPLINMAVFSPPLIITLDQIDEMFDILERAIRQVASQLAA; encoded by the coding sequence ATGACCAAGATGAAACCGAACGCCTTTGCCAACGAACCCAGTCCTGACACCTTGCATGAATGGGACCGCACCCATCAGCTGCACCCCTGGATGGCGATGGACGACTGGCGCGGCTACGACAACATGCTGATGGAGAGCGCTGACGGCATCCATCTGCAGGACGCTGCCGGCAAGCGCTACATCGACGGGCCGGGCGGCATGTGGTGCACCCAGATCGGCTATGGCCGCCGGGAAATGGCCGATGCCATCGCCGCGCAGGTGATGAAGCTGCCCTATACGTCTCCCTTTACCAATACCACCGAGCCCTCGGCAGTGCTGGCCAGGAAGATCGCCGGCATGGCGCCGGGCGACCTGAACAATGTGTTTTTCACCACCGGCGGATCCACAGCGGTGGATACGGCGCTGCGCACCATGCAGTATATGAACAACCGCCGCGGCAAGCCGCAGAAGAAGAAAATCATTGCCCGCGAGAAGGGCTACCACGGCTCCACCTACCTGGCGCATTCGGTGACCGGCAAGGAACGCGACCAGAGCCATTTCGATTTTGAGACCCGGCTGGTGCATTTCCTGCCGGACGTGAACCCCTACCGCCGTCCCGCAGGCATGAGCGTTGCGGACTGGTGCGACGCCAAGGTCGCGGATCTGGAACACGCCATTGCGGAGATCGGCGCGGAGAACATCGGAGCCTTCATCGCTGAGCCGATCCTGTCATCAGGCGGGGTTATCGTGCCGGCGCCCGGATATCACAAGCGCACCTGGGCGCTGTGCCGGGCCAATGACATCCTCTATATCTCCGACGAGGTGGTGACCGGCTTTGGCCGCCTCGGCCACTGGTTCGCCTCCGAGGAGGCTTTTGGCATCCAGCCCGACATGATCACCTGCGCCAAGGGGCTGACCTCCGGCTATCTGCCACTTGGCGCCTGCATCATGTCCGACCGGCTGATGGAGCAGATGAGCCATCTGGGGACGCCCTCCTCCTACACCAACGGCTATACCTATTCAGGCCATCCGGTGTCCTGTGTTGCGGCGCTGAAGAACATCGAGATCATCGAGCGCGAAGGCATTCTGGAGCATGTCCGGGCCGTCACTCCGCATTTTCAGGCGCGCCTGCGTGATCTGATGAGATTCGATATCGTCGGAGACGCCCGCGGTGAAGGGCTGTTGGGCTGCATCGAATGCCAGGCGGGGGATCTGGAGGCCGAGCGCAGGCTCGGTTCGATGATCGATGCCGCCTGCGAGGAGATGGGCCTGATCGTGCGCCCGCTGATCAACATGGCGGTGTTCTCGCCGCCGCTGATCATCACTTTGGACCAGATCGACGAGATGTTCGACATCCTGGAGCGTGCCATCCGGCAGGTCGCGTCGCAACTGGCAGCTTGA
- a CDS encoding TRAP transporter small permease: MKTLLLALSKSTEFIEKTVIILAILLMMLNSTANAIGRYGFGKSLFFSEELNQFLIVAVTFVGFAYAVRKGRNIRMTAAYDLLPPRGRKMLMMLITCTTSVLLMFLAYQAVFYVLEIKAVNRLSPALQFPVYIIYSVIPIGLAMAGLQYLIAFMMNLTHEGTWLSYEVEESEAEEIGV, translated from the coding sequence ATGAAAACCCTGCTGCTTGCGCTGAGCAAAAGCACCGAGTTCATCGAAAAGACCGTCATCATCCTGGCGATCCTTCTTATGATGCTGAATTCCACCGCCAACGCCATCGGCCGCTATGGCTTTGGCAAGAGCCTGTTTTTCTCGGAAGAGCTGAACCAGTTCCTGATTGTTGCGGTGACCTTCGTCGGGTTTGCTTATGCGGTCCGCAAAGGGCGCAATATCCGCATGACAGCAGCCTATGACTTACTGCCGCCGCGCGGGCGCAAGATGCTGATGATGCTGATCACCTGCACCACCAGCGTGCTCTTGATGTTCCTGGCCTATCAGGCGGTGTTCTATGTGCTGGAAATCAAGGCGGTGAACCGGTTGAGCCCGGCGCTGCAGTTCCCGGTCTACATCATCTATTCCGTGATCCCGATCGGCCTGGCTATGGCCGGGCTGCAGTATCTGATCGCCTTTATGATGAACCTCACCCACGAAGGAACCTGGCTGTCCTACGAGGTTGAGGAAAGCGAAGCCGAAGAGATCGGGGTCTGA
- a CDS encoding putative 2-aminoethylphosphonate ABC transporter substrate-binding protein: protein MTAASAAFAETELTVYTAVEAEDLARYAETFNQSHPDIKINWVRDSTGIITAKLLAERDNPQADVVWGLAATSLLLLKSEGMLEPYAPAGVDQLDPKFVDGDSPPSWVGMDAWVASVCYNTVEAEKLGLTPPASWKDLTDPQYAGHVIMPNPNSSGTGFLDVSSWLQMFGEEEGWKYMDALHENIARYTHSGSKPCKLAAAGEIPIGISFAFRGAKSKAAGAPLEIIVPSEGVGWDMEATAIVAGTANLEAAQTLVDFTVTKEANEMYNTGYAVVAYPGVAKPVEHFPEGLLDAMIDNDFEFAANNRAAILKEWQARYDGKSEAK, encoded by the coding sequence ATGACGGCGGCCAGCGCGGCCTTCGCCGAGACGGAGCTGACCGTTTATACTGCGGTTGAGGCCGAAGATCTTGCCCGCTATGCCGAAACCTTCAATCAGAGCCATCCGGACATCAAGATCAACTGGGTTCGTGACTCGACCGGGATCATCACTGCCAAGCTGCTGGCCGAGCGTGACAATCCGCAGGCGGATGTGGTTTGGGGGCTGGCGGCAACCTCGCTGCTGCTGCTCAAATCCGAAGGCATGCTGGAACCCTATGCGCCTGCCGGTGTGGATCAGCTGGATCCGAAGTTCGTTGATGGCGACAGCCCGCCCAGCTGGGTTGGCATGGACGCCTGGGTGGCTTCTGTCTGCTACAACACGGTTGAGGCAGAGAAACTGGGCCTGACACCGCCCGCGTCCTGGAAGGATCTGACCGATCCGCAGTATGCCGGCCATGTGATCATGCCGAACCCCAACTCCTCCGGCACCGGTTTCCTGGATGTGTCCAGCTGGCTGCAGATGTTCGGAGAGGAGGAGGGCTGGAAGTACATGGACGCGCTGCATGAAAACATCGCGCGCTATACCCATTCTGGTTCCAAGCCCTGCAAGCTGGCGGCGGCTGGCGAGATTCCGATCGGGATCTCCTTTGCCTTCCGCGGTGCCAAATCCAAGGCCGCGGGCGCACCGCTGGAAATCATCGTGCCTTCGGAGGGCGTCGGCTGGGACATGGAAGCAACTGCCATCGTGGCCGGCACGGCAAACCTCGAAGCGGCGCAAACGCTGGTCGACTTCACGGTCACCAAGGAAGCCAACGAAATGTACAACACCGGCTATGCGGTTGTGGCTTACCCGGGCGTCGCCAAGCCGGTTGAACATTTCCCCGAAGGCCTTCTGGATGCGATGATCGACAATGACTTCGAGTTCGCCGCCAACAATCGCGCCGCGATTCTCAAGGAATGGCAGGCCCGCTACGACGGCAAGTCGGAAGCGAAATAA